The Pseudofrankia inefficax genome window below encodes:
- a CDS encoding xanthine/uracil/vitamin C permease has translation MVKFPGTGGTATAGPPLWVRGDLNAFFGLGINVLVNVLVLTGLCIGVVGIPKGDVLGTILPALGIALIIGNVYYTYLGRRLAAKTGRTDVTAMPYGPSVPHMFIVTFVIMLPIYLKTKDPFKAWEAGMAWAFIIGVIVMLGAFVGPTIRRYAPRAAMLGTLAGISVAFISMRPAGQMWEAAWISLPVFALLIVGLMTDIKLPFNLPIGAVALLLGTAIGWAGGYMHPPEVTSAAKDIALALPDFRFDMLFHGLKDLSPLLATAIPLGVYNFTEGMTNVESAASAGDSYNLRAILLADGFGAVVGSCLGSPFPPAVYIGHPGWKGAGGRTGYSLATGLVIAVLCFFSLFSLLGAILPLPAIVPILLYIGLLIGAQAFQVSPRAHAAAVVAALLPNIASWAVGLMDNVLSAAGTSASQVGYDKINQAGVVYKGLMIFGEGAILAGLVLGSIVAFVIDKRFVSAAVFSALGSVLSFIGLIHGPKVEWDANGQVALGYLILAAVCVAFALTKPTPRVPDADEIELERIHGVPQQVKKKDKDSEDAPATEVPAAATG, from the coding sequence ATGGTGAAGTTTCCAGGGACGGGCGGCACAGCGACCGCCGGTCCGCCGCTGTGGGTCCGGGGGGACCTCAACGCGTTCTTCGGGCTCGGTATCAACGTCCTGGTCAACGTCCTGGTCCTGACCGGGCTGTGCATCGGCGTCGTCGGTATCCCGAAGGGTGACGTTCTCGGCACGATCCTGCCGGCGCTCGGCATCGCGCTGATCATCGGGAACGTGTACTACACGTACCTGGGCCGCCGGCTCGCGGCGAAGACGGGCCGCACCGACGTCACGGCGATGCCATACGGCCCCAGCGTGCCGCACATGTTCATCGTCACGTTCGTCATCATGCTGCCGATCTACCTGAAGACGAAGGACCCGTTCAAGGCCTGGGAAGCCGGCATGGCCTGGGCCTTCATCATCGGCGTGATCGTCATGCTCGGCGCCTTCGTCGGCCCGACGATCCGCCGGTACGCCCCCCGCGCGGCGATGCTGGGCACGCTGGCCGGTATCTCGGTCGCCTTCATCTCGATGCGCCCGGCCGGGCAGATGTGGGAGGCGGCCTGGATCTCGCTGCCCGTCTTCGCCCTGCTCATCGTCGGGCTGATGACCGACATCAAGCTGCCGTTCAACCTGCCGATCGGCGCGGTCGCGCTGCTGCTGGGCACGGCGATCGGCTGGGCCGGCGGCTACATGCACCCGCCGGAGGTCACCTCGGCGGCGAAGGACATCGCGCTGGCCCTGCCCGACTTCCGGTTCGACATGCTCTTCCACGGGCTGAAGGACCTCTCGCCGCTGCTCGCGACGGCCATCCCGCTCGGCGTCTACAACTTCACCGAGGGCATGACCAACGTGGAGAGCGCCGCCTCCGCCGGTGACAGCTACAACCTGCGCGCGATCCTGCTGGCCGACGGCTTCGGCGCCGTGGTCGGCTCCTGCCTGGGCTCGCCGTTCCCGCCGGCCGTCTACATCGGCCACCCGGGCTGGAAGGGCGCCGGCGGCCGCACCGGCTACTCGCTGGCCACCGGACTGGTGATCGCGGTCCTGTGCTTCTTCAGCCTGTTCAGCCTGCTCGGCGCGATCCTGCCGCTGCCGGCGATCGTGCCGATCCTGCTCTACATCGGCCTGCTGATCGGCGCCCAGGCCTTCCAGGTCTCGCCCCGGGCGCACGCCGCGGCGGTGGTCGCTGCCCTCTTGCCCAACATCGCCTCGTGGGCGGTCGGCCTGATGGACAACGTGCTGTCCGCCGCCGGCACGAGCGCGAGCCAGGTCGGCTACGACAAGATCAACCAGGCGGGAGTCGTCTACAAGGGTTTGATGATCTTTGGTGAGGGGGCCATCCTCGCCGGCCTGGTGCTGGGCTCGATCGTCGCCTTCGTCATCGACAAACGGTTCGTGTCGGCGGCGGTGTTCTCGGCGCTGGGCTCGGTGCTGTCGTTCATCGGCCTGATCCACGGGCCCAAGGTCGAGTGGGACGCCAACGGCCAGGTCGCCCTGGGCTACCTGATCCTGGCCGCCGTCTGCGTCGCCTTCGCCCTGACGAAGCCCACGCCGCGGGTGCCGGACGCCGACGAGATCGAGCTGGAGCGCATCCACGGCGTGCCGCAGCAGGTCAAGAAGAAGGACAAGGACAGCGAGGACGCCCCGGCGACGGAGGTGCCGGCCGCCGCCACGGGCTGA
- a CDS encoding alpha-keto acid decarboxylase family protein: MVTTVIQHVLNRLRDLGIRHVFGVPGDYAFPVDDAVIAHPDIQWMGNCNELNAAYCADGYARVHGMGAVSTTYGVGELSAINGIAGAYTEHLPVFHLVGMPKMPVQARHALVHHTLGNGEFDLFQRMSDPVVCASAIMTPQNVAAETERLIAAAIYHRRPVYLAFPADLAELPVASEAPELPAPASDPAQLDAAVAAVADRLRHAGSACLLPGALAVRAGLGRHLQRLVDASGLPFATMVADKGVLDEDQPGFVGMYDGKLMNEDVRRLVEDGDVVVLVGALMHDFNSGAFTANLDPARTVDIRHHHVQVGAMTYPSVEMRDLLTALAARLPTRTWPRPSAGVVRMRSEPGSGDDPLTAGTLYPRWERFLRPRDIVVAETGTCSMGMAFARLPYGATFENQTLWGSIGWATPAAVGAAVAAGPDRRVVLITGEGSHQLTAQEISQFGRYRLRPVVFVLNNSGYLIERLLCKHPDLAYNDLARWHYAELPRVLGCEDWFTARVSTCAELDRALDTARHASTGCYIEVLTDSHAAPPLATRMHENLGSLYAG, encoded by the coding sequence ATGGTCACGACCGTGATCCAGCACGTGCTGAACCGGCTGCGGGATCTCGGGATCCGCCACGTGTTCGGGGTCCCCGGTGACTACGCCTTCCCCGTCGACGACGCCGTGATCGCGCATCCGGACATCCAGTGGATGGGCAACTGCAACGAGCTGAACGCCGCGTACTGCGCGGACGGCTACGCCAGGGTCCACGGAATGGGAGCGGTGAGCACCACCTACGGCGTCGGCGAGCTGAGCGCCATCAACGGCATCGCCGGCGCCTACACCGAGCATCTCCCGGTCTTCCATCTGGTGGGCATGCCGAAGATGCCGGTACAGGCCCGCCACGCGCTCGTGCACCACACCCTCGGAAACGGCGAGTTCGACCTCTTCCAGCGGATGTCCGACCCGGTGGTCTGCGCCAGCGCGATCATGACCCCGCAGAACGTGGCCGCCGAGACGGAACGCCTGATCGCCGCGGCGATCTACCACCGCCGCCCGGTCTACCTGGCGTTCCCCGCCGACCTGGCCGAGCTGCCGGTGGCGAGCGAGGCGCCCGAGCTGCCCGCCCCGGCCAGCGACCCGGCTCAGCTCGACGCCGCGGTCGCGGCGGTGGCGGACCGGCTGCGCCACGCGGGCAGCGCCTGCCTGCTGCCCGGCGCCCTCGCCGTCCGCGCGGGCCTGGGCCGGCACCTGCAGCGGCTGGTCGACGCCTCCGGCCTGCCCTTCGCCACCATGGTCGCCGACAAGGGGGTGCTGGACGAGGACCAGCCCGGGTTCGTCGGCATGTACGACGGCAAGCTGATGAACGAGGACGTCCGGCGCCTGGTCGAGGACGGTGACGTCGTGGTCCTGGTCGGCGCGCTGATGCACGACTTCAACTCCGGCGCGTTCACGGCCAACCTCGACCCGGCGAGAACCGTCGACATCCGCCACCATCACGTCCAGGTCGGCGCCATGACCTACCCGAGCGTCGAGATGAGGGACCTGCTGACCGCGCTCGCGGCCCGGCTGCCGACGCGGACCTGGCCGCGACCGTCCGCCGGCGTGGTCCGGATGCGCTCCGAACCGGGCAGCGGCGACGACCCCCTCACCGCCGGCACTCTGTACCCGCGCTGGGAGAGGTTCCTGCGACCGCGCGACATCGTCGTCGCGGAGACCGGGACCTGCTCGATGGGCATGGCCTTCGCCCGGCTTCCCTACGGGGCGACGTTCGAGAACCAGACGCTGTGGGGGTCGATCGGCTGGGCCACCCCCGCGGCCGTCGGAGCCGCCGTCGCCGCCGGCCCGGACCGCCGCGTCGTGCTGATCACCGGCGAGGGCTCGCACCAGCTGACGGCCCAGGAGATCAGCCAGTTCGGCCGGTACCGGCTCAGGCCGGTGGTGTTCGTGCTGAACAACTCCGGCTATCTGATCGAACGGCTGCTGTGCAAGCACCCGGACCTCGCGTACAACGACCTGGCCCGGTGGCACTACGCCGAACTGCCCAGGGTGCTCGGCTGCGAGGACTGGTTCACCGCCCGCGTCTCGACCTGCGCCGAGCTCGACCGGGCGCTGGACACGGCCCGGCACGCCAGCACCGGCTGCTACATCGAGGTGCTGACCGACAGCCACGCGGCGCCACCGCTGGCGACCCGGATGCACGAGAACCTCGGCAGCCTCTACGCCGGCTGA
- a CDS encoding GyrI-like domain-containing protein, which translates to MTYVVEVATVAPKVLAAVRRQVRPGEVPTAFRAALDEVWAFLRGQPGLRDDGHNVFVYHHAAGGPEAGLDVDFGVEVTRPFPPQGLVACVESPTGRAARTVHRGGYGGLPDAHAAIHAWCREHAETIGAWSIEVYGDWHEDESKIETTILYALAARSE; encoded by the coding sequence ATGACGTATGTGGTCGAGGTCGCGACCGTGGCCCCGAAGGTACTCGCCGCGGTCCGCCGCCAGGTCCGCCCCGGCGAGGTTCCCACGGCCTTCCGGGCCGCGCTGGACGAGGTCTGGGCGTTCCTGCGCGGCCAGCCCGGCCTGCGCGACGACGGCCACAACGTCTTCGTCTACCACCACGCCGCAGGCGGCCCCGAGGCCGGCCTCGACGTCGACTTCGGCGTCGAGGTGACCCGTCCCTTCCCGCCGCAGGGCCTGGTCGCATGCGTCGAGTCCCCGACGGGCCGCGCCGCCCGGACCGTCCATCGCGGCGGGTACGGCGGCCTGCCGGACGCGCACGCGGCCATCCACGCCTGGTGCCGCGAGCACGCCGAGACCATCGGCGCGTGGAGTATCGAGGTCTACGGCGACTGGCACGAGGACGAATCCAAGATCGAGACCACCATCCTCTACGCACTGGCCGCCAGGTCGGAATGA
- a CDS encoding nitronate monooxygenase yields MELPGVPTRIVCAPMAGGPSTPELAAAVGAAGGLGTLAAGYLSADRFAADLARTRALTDRPFAANLFVGGPAAARAQAVADYAERLRPLAAELGVTPGEPYPEEDADDDDFAAKLDVVVLARPALVSFAFGLPPSAAVARCHDAGIPVAITVTDERQALAAAARGADALIAQGWEAGGHRGGLDPDDTEGATGRLALLPLLARVRASVDLPLLAAGGIADGAGVAAVLAAGASAAVVGTAFLRTPEAGTSPVHRAALTSGRQTVVSRAFTGRLARGLDNAFTRDHGSHAPAAYPQVHRITAPLRAEGRRRGDPELVNLWAGQAAALSRDVPAGTLVAEWHAQAQQALATARSTLAPPL; encoded by the coding sequence ATGGAGCTGCCAGGCGTGCCGACCCGGATCGTGTGCGCCCCGATGGCGGGTGGGCCCTCGACCCCGGAGCTCGCCGCCGCGGTGGGCGCGGCCGGCGGGCTCGGGACACTCGCGGCCGGGTATCTGAGCGCCGACCGGTTCGCCGCGGACCTCGCACGCACGCGGGCGCTGACCGACCGGCCGTTCGCGGCCAACCTGTTCGTCGGCGGGCCGGCGGCCGCGCGAGCCCAGGCCGTCGCGGACTACGCCGAGCGCCTGCGACCCCTCGCGGCCGAGCTCGGTGTGACACCCGGCGAGCCCTATCCGGAAGAGGACGCGGACGACGACGACTTCGCGGCGAAGCTCGACGTGGTGGTCCTGGCCCGGCCGGCGCTGGTCAGCTTCGCGTTCGGGCTGCCGCCGAGCGCGGCCGTCGCCCGCTGCCACGACGCCGGCATTCCGGTCGCCATCACCGTCACCGACGAGCGGCAGGCGCTGGCCGCCGCCGCGCGCGGCGCGGACGCGCTCATCGCGCAGGGCTGGGAGGCCGGCGGCCACCGCGGCGGCCTCGACCCGGACGACACCGAGGGCGCCACCGGGCGGCTTGCCCTGCTGCCGCTGCTGGCCAGGGTCCGCGCGTCGGTCGACCTGCCGCTGCTCGCGGCGGGCGGCATCGCGGACGGCGCCGGCGTCGCCGCTGTGCTGGCGGCGGGCGCGAGCGCCGCCGTCGTCGGGACGGCGTTCCTGCGCACCCCCGAGGCCGGGACGTCGCCGGTCCACCGGGCGGCGCTGACCAGCGGCCGCCAGACCGTCGTCAGCCGCGCCTTCACCGGGCGTCTCGCCCGCGGGCTCGACAACGCGTTCACCCGGGACCATGGGTCCCACGCGCCGGCGGCGTACCCGCAGGTCCACCGGATCACCGCGCCGCTGCGGGCCGAGGGCCGACGACGCGGCGACCCGGAGCTGGTCAACCTCTGGGCCGGCCAGGCGGCGGCCCTGAGCAGGGACGTGCCCGCCGGGACCCTGGTCGCCGAATGGCACGCGCAGGCCCAGCAGGCGCTGGCCACAGCACGGTCCACCCTCGCGCCACCCCTGTGA
- a CDS encoding cysteine hydrolase family protein — MTSAPLTVPARPYEFTFDPATTALVVIDMQRDFMEPGGFGESLGNDVSQLRSTIEPLKAVFAAARAAGLTVIHTREGHLPDLSDLPPAKLNRGNASLKIGDLGPKGRILIRGEYGQDIIDELAPIEGEFVVDKPGKGAFYATSFGDILTEKGITSLVVTGVTTEVCVHTTVREANDRGYECLVLSDCVGSYFPEFQRVALEMIAAQGGIFGWVAPSAAFIEALAPLPAASAAQ; from the coding sequence ATGACGAGCGCTCCACTCACCGTCCCGGCCCGTCCATACGAATTCACCTTTGATCCAGCGACGACGGCCCTCGTCGTCATCGACATGCAGCGCGACTTCATGGAGCCGGGCGGTTTCGGTGAGAGCCTCGGCAACGACGTGTCCCAGCTGCGGAGCACCATCGAGCCGCTGAAGGCGGTCTTCGCCGCCGCCCGCGCCGCGGGCCTTACCGTCATCCACACCCGGGAGGGCCACCTGCCGGATCTCTCGGACCTTCCCCCGGCGAAGCTGAACCGGGGGAACGCGTCGCTGAAAATCGGCGACCTGGGCCCGAAGGGCCGCATTCTCATTCGCGGGGAATACGGCCAGGACATCATCGACGAGCTCGCGCCGATCGAGGGCGAGTTCGTCGTCGACAAGCCCGGCAAGGGTGCTTTCTACGCGACCTCGTTCGGCGACATCCTGACCGAGAAGGGCATCACGAGTCTCGTCGTCACCGGGGTCACGACCGAGGTGTGCGTGCACACCACGGTCCGCGAGGCCAACGACCGGGGCTATGAATGCCTGGTGCTGTCCGACTGCGTCGGCAGCTACTTCCCGGAGTTCCAGCGGGTGGCGCTGGAGATGATCGCGGCACAGGGCGGCATCTTCGGGTGGGTCGCGCCGTCGGCCGCCTTCATCGAGGCGCTCGCGCCCCTTCCGGCGGCCTCGGCCGCCCAGTAA
- a CDS encoding NDMA-dependent alcohol dehydrogenase: protein MLTKAAVLFEQPGKWELAEVELEPPRQDELLVRMVAAGLCHSDDHIVTGDLPVADGSLPMAGGHEGAGIVEEVGPHTPGWQVGDRVVLSFLPMCGTCRWCASGMQNLCDNGARVLSGVRADGTRRMTLGGRPVSQAAGVSTFSELTTVSVQSAVRCPDGISLEAACLTSCGVSTGWGAAVRSAEVRPGDVVIVMGVGGIGINAVQGAAHAGASVVIAVDPVEWKLAAALTLGATHAVATMAEATDLARGFTNGQGADAAIVCVGVTRPEHIAAGVAAIRKAGTCVLVGLGRADEDLGIPVSIRDLVLFQKRIQGSLFGASSPSKDIPAMLALYQQGRLKLDELITSTYTLETLNEGYADLRAGRNLRGVVRFDAAKPREA, encoded by the coding sequence GTGTTGACGAAAGCGGCCGTGCTGTTCGAGCAGCCCGGCAAATGGGAGCTGGCCGAGGTCGAGCTGGAGCCGCCGCGCCAGGACGAGCTGCTCGTCCGGATGGTGGCGGCCGGCCTGTGCCACTCGGACGACCACATCGTCACCGGTGACCTGCCCGTCGCGGACGGTTCGCTGCCGATGGCCGGTGGCCACGAGGGCGCCGGCATCGTCGAGGAGGTCGGCCCGCACACGCCGGGGTGGCAGGTCGGTGACCGGGTAGTGCTGTCCTTCCTGCCGATGTGCGGCACGTGCCGGTGGTGCGCCTCGGGGATGCAGAACCTGTGCGACAACGGCGCCCGGGTGCTGTCCGGGGTCCGCGCCGACGGCACCCGCCGCATGACGCTCGGCGGCCGGCCCGTCAGCCAGGCCGCCGGCGTCTCGACGTTCAGCGAGCTGACGACCGTCTCCGTGCAGTCGGCGGTGCGCTGCCCGGACGGGATCTCGTTGGAGGCGGCCTGCCTGACCAGCTGCGGGGTCAGCACCGGGTGGGGCGCCGCCGTCCGGTCGGCCGAGGTGCGGCCGGGTGACGTCGTCATCGTGATGGGTGTCGGCGGGATCGGCATCAACGCGGTGCAGGGGGCCGCGCACGCGGGCGCGTCGGTGGTCATCGCCGTCGACCCGGTCGAGTGGAAGCTGGCGGCGGCGCTCACCCTCGGCGCGACGCACGCGGTCGCCACGATGGCCGAGGCGACCGATCTGGCCCGTGGCTTCACCAACGGGCAGGGCGCCGACGCGGCCATCGTCTGCGTGGGCGTGACCAGGCCAGAGCACATCGCCGCCGGCGTGGCCGCGATCCGCAAGGCCGGGACCTGCGTCCTGGTCGGCCTGGGCCGCGCCGACGAGGACCTCGGCATCCCGGTCTCGATCCGCGACCTCGTGCTGTTCCAGAAGCGGATCCAGGGCTCGCTGTTCGGCGCCTCCAGCCCGTCGAAGGACATCCCGGCGATGCTGGCCCTCTACCAGCAGGGCCGGCTCAAGCTCGACGAGCTGATCACCAGCACCTACACCCTCGAGACCCTCAACGAGGGCTACGCCGACCTGCGCGCCGGCCGCAACCTGCGCGGGGTGGTCCGCTTCGACGCCGCCAAGCCCAGGGAGGCGTGA
- a CDS encoding DoxX family protein: MGLLAERHLAPHRTPYPVPFLSPPRGSSRAADSAADVGRLLLRLTVGLLLAGHGAQKLFGLFGGEGLSATGVGFEHLGYHPGTLFAGLAGTSELLGGLGLAAGLLTPLSAAIVVGVMINAMVVTASHGLWGTNGGFEYPLTIAIVALTVAAIGAGRLALDRLFLRRDGGLPEMLFALCLGGASAGIVLAVAGV; encoded by the coding sequence ATGGGACTCCTCGCCGAGCGGCACCTGGCGCCGCACCGGACGCCCTACCCTGTGCCGTTTCTTTCGCCTCCGCGTGGCTCGTCCCGCGCGGCCGATTCCGCGGCCGATGTCGGGCGGCTGCTCCTGCGGTTGACCGTCGGCCTGCTGCTCGCCGGGCACGGTGCCCAGAAGCTGTTCGGCCTGTTCGGCGGCGAGGGCCTCTCGGCGACCGGCGTGGGCTTCGAGCACCTGGGCTACCACCCCGGCACCCTGTTCGCCGGGCTCGCCGGCACCTCGGAGCTCCTCGGCGGCCTCGGCCTCGCCGCCGGCCTGCTCACCCCGCTGTCGGCCGCGATCGTCGTCGGCGTCATGATCAACGCGATGGTCGTGACGGCGTCCCACGGGCTGTGGGGCACCAACGGAGGCTTCGAGTACCCACTGACCATCGCGATCGTCGCTCTCACCGTGGCGGCGATCGGTGCCGGGCGTCTCGCGCTCGACCGCCTGTTCCTGCGCCGCGATGGCGGACTGCCCGAGATGCTCTTCGCCCTCTGTCTGGGCGGGGCCAGCGCCGGGATCGTCCTGGCCGTCGCGGGAGTGTGA
- a CDS encoding ABC transporter substrate-binding protein, giving the protein MTTSSAKLPVTAKPPTPSIEDRWLRLAPIKIGWLGMEWARFEREIRMAFDEGTERGLLDRRYEFLFEQDAGLPQGTAKGGIDAFQRLVDAGCLAVVGANYTDSALALAEHANAAHVPLVSMCGTDGFHGEYCFRLGNGDVGGDPALMVNWLKRQGHRSVAVVAPWSPISEEYVRFFRQETRRLGIRVTAVEEITNATTVDELADAFGRLRAANADALAWLGYGGLVVSGAVRAALERADWDPPRIMTTAFMQYIWGFEQLEGWVGIDQWCPANPRMHRFHERFVTRFGEDPWMWPNAIPGLAYDMAATVVEALYRAPVLTGQGVKTGLERIRFMPAVTGGPNTHIAGGPFDHQMFKGDWLHYGRVRDGKLEYEGLFETTDDY; this is encoded by the coding sequence ATGACCACGTCGTCCGCGAAACTGCCGGTGACCGCGAAGCCGCCCACGCCCTCCATCGAGGACCGCTGGTTAAGGCTGGCCCCCATCAAGATCGGCTGGCTGGGCATGGAGTGGGCCCGGTTCGAGCGCGAGATCCGGATGGCGTTCGACGAGGGGACCGAGCGCGGCCTGCTCGACCGCCGCTACGAGTTCCTGTTCGAGCAGGACGCCGGGCTGCCGCAGGGCACGGCGAAGGGCGGCATCGACGCGTTTCAGCGCCTCGTCGACGCGGGCTGCCTGGCCGTCGTCGGCGCGAACTACACCGACTCGGCGCTCGCGCTCGCCGAGCACGCGAACGCCGCCCACGTCCCGCTGGTCAGCATGTGCGGCACCGACGGCTTCCACGGCGAGTACTGCTTCCGGCTCGGCAACGGCGACGTCGGCGGCGACCCGGCCCTGATGGTCAACTGGCTCAAGCGCCAGGGCCACCGCAGCGTCGCCGTCGTCGCGCCCTGGTCGCCGATCTCCGAGGAGTACGTCCGGTTCTTCCGGCAGGAGACCCGCCGCCTCGGGATCAGGGTCACCGCGGTCGAGGAGATCACGAACGCGACCACCGTCGACGAGCTGGCCGACGCGTTCGGCCGGCTGCGGGCCGCGAACGCCGACGCCCTGGCCTGGCTGGGCTACGGCGGCCTGGTCGTCTCAGGAGCCGTACGCGCCGCGCTGGAGCGGGCCGACTGGGACCCGCCGAGGATCATGACGACCGCGTTCATGCAGTACATCTGGGGCTTCGAGCAGCTCGAGGGCTGGGTCGGCATCGATCAGTGGTGCCCGGCGAACCCACGGATGCACCGGTTCCACGAGCGGTTCGTCACCCGGTTCGGCGAGGACCCGTGGATGTGGCCGAACGCCATCCCCGGCCTCGCCTACGACATGGCCGCGACCGTCGTCGAGGCGCTGTACCGGGCCCCGGTCCTCACCGGGCAGGGAGTCAAGACCGGCCTGGAGCGGATCCGGTTCATGCCGGCCGTCACCGGCGGACCGAACACCCACATCGCCGGCGGGCCGTTCGACCACCAGATGTTCAAGGGCGACTGGCTGCACTACGGACGGGTCCGGGACGGGAAGCTCGAATACGAAGGCCTGTTCGAGACCACGGACGACTACTGA
- a CDS encoding alpha/beta fold hydrolase, with the protein MLLAVPTAAAGAVAGAWWVRGTGGQSAPGPAAPAGGGPAARQSPSPATAPAVTVVPTGPALVTQTQFHSAARGRTVSMVVVSPAVGPLDGLPVCLVLHGRGDDARRGVALLALDSALAVAVRAGASPFVAVAVDGGEAYWHRRAAGDDPEQMILAEVLPRLAAQGLRTSRLAALGWSMGGYGALLLAERHPDLVAAVAASSPAMWRTYGASAPGAFDSAADFAAHRVLGQPPATGVAYRIDCGRGDPFYAVSRQSADELAAGERAFGAGGHDPTFWRAALPAQLAFVARALAPAPS; encoded by the coding sequence ATGCTGCTGGCTGTCCCGACGGCCGCGGCCGGTGCCGTCGCCGGCGCCTGGTGGGTCCGGGGAACGGGCGGCCAGTCGGCGCCGGGGCCGGCGGCTCCGGCAGGCGGCGGCCCGGCTGCACGGCAGTCGCCCTCACCCGCGACCGCCCCCGCCGTGACGGTGGTTCCGACCGGGCCCGCGCTGGTGACCCAGACCCAGTTCCACAGCGCCGCGCGCGGCCGGACCGTCTCGATGGTGGTCGTGTCGCCGGCGGTGGGCCCGCTCGACGGCCTGCCGGTGTGCCTCGTCCTGCACGGACGGGGCGACGACGCCCGGCGCGGGGTGGCCCTGCTTGCCCTGGACTCGGCGTTGGCGGTGGCGGTGCGGGCGGGAGCGTCGCCGTTCGTGGCCGTCGCCGTCGACGGTGGCGAGGCGTACTGGCACCGGCGCGCGGCCGGCGACGACCCCGAGCAGATGATTCTCGCCGAGGTCCTCCCGCGGCTCGCGGCCCAGGGGCTGCGGACCAGCCGGCTGGCGGCACTCGGCTGGTCGATGGGCGGCTACGGCGCCCTGCTGCTCGCCGAGCGCCACCCCGACCTGGTCGCCGCCGTGGCCGCGAGCAGCCCGGCGATGTGGCGGACCTACGGCGCCAGCGCGCCCGGGGCGTTCGACTCGGCCGCCGACTTCGCCGCCCACCGCGTGCTCGGGCAGCCGCCGGCGACGGGCGTGGCGTACCGGATCGACTGCGGGCGCGGCGACCCGTTCTACGCGGTCTCCCGCCAGTCCGCCGACGAGCTGGCGGCCGGCGAACGCGCCTTCGGCGCGGGCGGGCACGATCCCACCTTCTGGCGCGCGGCGTTGCCCGCCCAGCTCGCCTTCGTCGCCCGCGCGCTCGCCCCGGCGCCGTCGTGA